From Rhizobium favelukesii, the proteins below share one genomic window:
- a CDS encoding aldehyde dehydrogenase — protein MHEPLTAAEYKAIAAELQFPTNAFIDGAFRPANSGKIFKSKNPATGETLAKIAACDSTDVDYAVLKAREAFDDGRWRLRSPSERKEVLLKLARLIECNRHELAVMESLDSGKPIRECQTVDVPDTIHTLRWHAELIDKLYDNTAPVGPNALTMIVREPVGVVGCVLPWNFPLLMLAWKIGPALAAGCSVVVKPADDTTLTTLRVAELAHEAGVPAGVFNVVTGSGKEVGEPLGMHMDVDMVAFTGSTPTGRCFLRYAADSNLKRVVLECGGKNPAVVLDDAEDLDLVAEQVVNGAFWNMGENCSATSRLIVHAKVKDELLKRIGAYMREWKTGDPLDPENRIGALVNKAHFEKVTSFLDDAKKEKLSVAHGGDTRDGIFVEPTVVDGVTPSSRLFQEEIFGPVLSVTTFKSLAEAVGLANDTNYGLTASVYTGSLRNAIKLSREIRAGVVTVNCFGEGDATTPFGGYKESGFGGRDKSIFAHDNYCELKTIWIDVSDRSVDETIR, from the coding sequence ATGCATGAACCGTTGACCGCCGCCGAATACAAGGCGATCGCCGCCGAACTGCAGTTTCCGACAAACGCGTTCATCGATGGTGCATTCCGTCCGGCGAATTCCGGCAAGATTTTCAAGTCCAAGAACCCCGCGACGGGAGAGACGCTTGCCAAAATTGCCGCCTGCGACAGCACGGATGTCGACTATGCCGTGCTCAAGGCGAGGGAGGCGTTCGATGACGGTCGCTGGCGGCTGAGGTCCCCCTCCGAGCGCAAGGAGGTTCTCCTGAAGCTCGCCAGACTAATCGAGTGCAATCGCCATGAGCTTGCCGTCATGGAAAGCCTCGATAGTGGCAAGCCGATCCGCGAGTGCCAGACGGTTGACGTCCCCGATACCATCCATACGCTGCGCTGGCATGCCGAGTTGATCGACAAGCTCTATGACAACACGGCGCCGGTCGGACCGAATGCGCTGACGATGATCGTGCGCGAGCCCGTTGGCGTCGTCGGCTGCGTTCTGCCGTGGAACTTCCCGCTGCTCATGCTCGCTTGGAAGATAGGCCCGGCACTTGCCGCGGGATGCTCCGTCGTCGTGAAGCCCGCCGACGACACGACGCTGACGACGCTTCGCGTCGCCGAACTGGCTCATGAGGCAGGCGTCCCTGCCGGCGTCTTCAACGTCGTAACTGGCAGCGGCAAGGAGGTCGGCGAGCCGCTTGGCATGCACATGGACGTCGACATGGTCGCCTTTACGGGCTCGACTCCAACGGGGCGTTGCTTCCTGCGCTATGCGGCGGACTCGAATCTGAAGCGCGTGGTGCTCGAGTGCGGTGGCAAGAACCCGGCGGTGGTTCTCGACGACGCGGAAGACCTCGACCTTGTCGCCGAGCAGGTCGTCAATGGTGCGTTCTGGAACATGGGCGAGAACTGCTCGGCCACGTCGAGGCTCATCGTGCATGCCAAAGTCAAGGACGAGCTGCTAAAGCGGATCGGGGCCTACATGCGCGAATGGAAGACGGGCGACCCGCTCGATCCGGAAAACCGCATCGGCGCACTCGTCAATAAGGCGCATTTCGAGAAGGTTACGTCCTTCCTCGATGACGCCAAGAAAGAGAAGCTTTCGGTCGCTCATGGCGGCGACACGCGCGACGGCATCTTCGTCGAGCCAACGGTTGTCGATGGCGTCACGCCATCGAGCAGGCTGTTCCAGGAGGAGATTTTCGGGCCGGTTCTGTCGGTCACGACCTTCAAGTCCCTAGCCGAGGCGGTAGGCCTTGCCAACGACACGAACTATGGCCTGACGGCGTCCGTCTACACCGGAAGTCTCCGCAACGCGATCAAGCTCTCGCGCGAGATCCGGGCGGGCGTCGTGACGGTCAACTGCTTCGGAGAAGGGGACGCGACTACGCCGTTCGGCGGCTACAAGGAGTCCGGTTTCGGCGGACGCGACAAGTCGATCTTCGCGCACGACAACTATTGCGAACTGAAGACGATTTGGATCGACGTGTCAGATCGTTCAGTAGACGAGACGATCCGATGA
- a CDS encoding NAD(P)/FAD-dependent oxidoreductase, translated as MTRHVIKRLPVDTGVSGWEAISERGFPVTALDGDITADWLIIGGGFAGLSAARRLSQHRPQDKIVILDARELAKGPAGRNSGFMIDVPHNLSSGEYSVADEGSAKTEIRHNRLAISFAAGVAAEFGLSGETFDPSGKVNAAASDRGLALNDNYRRSLEKIGEAHRVLDAGEMRRMTGSTYYRGGLFTPGAVMIQPADYIRGLARGLRGKVSIYEHSPVLELSREGRNWKARSNRGSVSAPKVILGVNGHIESFGHFRGRLMHIFTYASMTAAYSHNEFGGDVTGADRWALLPADPMGATVRKITSNGRSRIVIRTRFTYNPSLKVSERRVSGIAAEQRRSFDARFPGMESLPLEYSWAGALCLSRNHVPAFGEVEEGLFSACCENGLGTVKSTLAGMMAADLAAGVGSPELDQYRNQPEPSRLPPEPFAWLGVNSVIRFQELRAGREG; from the coding sequence ATGACACGGCACGTCATCAAGCGCCTGCCAGTCGATACCGGCGTCTCGGGCTGGGAAGCGATCAGCGAACGCGGATTTCCCGTCACGGCGCTTGATGGGGATATCACCGCGGACTGGCTGATCATCGGTGGTGGTTTCGCCGGATTGTCCGCGGCTCGCCGTCTCTCGCAGCATCGCCCGCAGGACAAGATCGTGATCCTGGATGCGCGGGAGTTGGCGAAGGGGCCGGCGGGTCGAAACTCGGGGTTCATGATCGACGTTCCGCATAATCTATCGTCGGGCGAATACTCCGTCGCTGACGAGGGATCTGCGAAGACCGAGATCAGGCATAATCGCCTGGCAATCTCTTTCGCGGCAGGCGTCGCAGCCGAGTTTGGACTTTCCGGAGAGACGTTCGATCCTTCTGGAAAGGTGAACGCAGCGGCCTCCGACAGGGGGTTGGCGCTCAACGACAACTATAGGCGCTCGCTGGAAAAAATCGGAGAAGCGCATCGCGTCCTCGACGCCGGCGAGATGCGGCGCATGACGGGCTCGACATACTATCGCGGCGGGCTGTTCACGCCCGGCGCCGTCATGATCCAGCCTGCCGACTATATCCGCGGCCTAGCCCGTGGACTCCGGGGGAAGGTTTCGATCTACGAGCATTCGCCGGTCCTCGAGCTCTCGCGGGAAGGCCGGAACTGGAAGGCCCGGTCGAACCGCGGCTCGGTATCAGCGCCGAAGGTCATTCTGGGGGTGAACGGCCACATTGAAAGCTTCGGCCATTTCCGCGGCAGGTTGATGCACATCTTCACGTACGCGTCGATGACGGCCGCCTATTCGCACAACGAGTTCGGCGGCGACGTGACGGGCGCAGACCGATGGGCGCTGCTGCCTGCGGATCCGATGGGCGCGACTGTCCGCAAGATCACGTCGAACGGCCGCTCCCGCATCGTCATCAGGACGCGGTTCACCTACAACCCAAGTCTAAAGGTATCCGAGCGGCGTGTCTCTGGCATTGCCGCCGAGCAGCGTCGGTCCTTCGACGCGCGGTTCCCGGGGATGGAAAGCCTGCCACTGGAATATAGCTGGGCAGGCGCGCTCTGCCTTAGCCGCAACCACGTTCCCGCCTTCGGCGAAGTCGAGGAGGGGCTGTTTTCCGCGTGCTGCGAGAACGGTCTTGGGACCGTCAAGAGCACGCTTGCGGGCATGATGGCTGCAGATCTCGCGGCCGGTGTCGGGAGCCCGGAGCTCGATCAGTACAGGAACCAGCCAGAGCCGAGCAGGCTGCCCCCAGAGCCATTTGCATGGTTGGGGGTCAACTCGGTCATTCGATTTCAGGAATTGCGTGCTGGCCGTGAGGGATGA
- a CDS encoding glycine betaine ABC transporter substrate-binding protein gives MKTLWKALCAAAMVGISMLPARAEEKTINMGTLSWEDLTPITGITKKVLEDAGYTVKVTEFSEWGIAYAALAKGDIQVLASQTDYVAQDYWDKNKNRLEKISPVSHGLYQGIAVPKYVPIDSLEQLNENSDKFGGKIIGIEPGSGLMRDSSNAVKDYDIKLQLVEGSTAAMTAALKSAYDRKEWIAVTIWEPSWMVQKYAVKYLKDPKGIFPPPQGYYWVGQKGFSEENPHAREVMASVYVPIADITAINGEVKDGKTMDQAVQGWVGAHADLIKRWENIKKN, from the coding sequence ATGAAGACTTTGTGGAAAGCGCTCTGTGCCGCTGCGATGGTCGGCATCAGCATGCTTCCGGCCCGCGCGGAGGAGAAGACCATCAACATGGGCACGCTGTCCTGGGAAGACCTGACGCCCATCACCGGCATCACGAAGAAGGTGCTTGAGGATGCTGGTTATACCGTCAAGGTGACGGAATTCTCCGAGTGGGGTATTGCCTACGCGGCTCTGGCCAAGGGGGACATCCAGGTTCTGGCTTCGCAGACCGATTACGTCGCGCAGGACTACTGGGACAAGAACAAGAACCGTCTCGAGAAGATCTCTCCGGTTTCTCACGGCCTCTACCAGGGCATCGCCGTTCCGAAGTACGTTCCGATCGACTCCCTCGAGCAGCTCAACGAAAATAGCGACAAGTTCGGCGGCAAGATTATCGGCATCGAGCCAGGCTCCGGTCTGATGCGTGACTCCTCCAACGCCGTCAAGGACTACGATATAAAGCTGCAGCTCGTCGAAGGTAGCACTGCGGCGATGACGGCCGCCCTCAAATCGGCATACGATCGCAAGGAGTGGATCGCCGTCACGATCTGGGAACCGTCGTGGATGGTCCAGAAGTACGCGGTAAAGTATCTCAAGGATCCGAAGGGCATCTTCCCGCCACCGCAAGGCTACTACTGGGTCGGCCAGAAAGGCTTCTCCGAAGAGAACCCGCATGCTCGTGAGGTCATGGCAAGCGTCTACGTTCCGATCGCCGACATCACCGCCATCAATGGCGAGGTGAAGGATGGCAAGACTATGGACCAGGCCGTCCAGGGCTGGGTCGGCGCCCATGCCGACCTGATCAAGCGCTGGGAAAACATCAAGAAGAACTGA
- a CDS encoding quaternary amine ABC transporter ATP-binding protein has product MKTANADTNEVLIDCQSLWKVFGDKSAAAMKSINARGLGKKQVLKEYNCVVGVANASLQVRRGEIFCIMGLSGSGKSTLIRLLNKLITPSSGKVLVKGRDIAALSPVELRQMRAMNIGMVFQSVALLPHRTVLENAAFGLEVQGISKLERNKTAKAALETVGLADWVDRYPNELSGGMQQRVGLARALASDPEIILMDEPFSALDPLIRRQLQDEFRQLTKSLGKSAVFITHDLDEAIRIGDRIAIMKDGAIIQTGTAEEIILNPADDYVAEFVAGISRLHLIKAHSVMHSVTEFQRSEPNSDISSLVRTTPDADIDELITLTMQSDRDAIAVVDNDQVVGVVTPRGLLMGVKGTSNNDRAAA; this is encoded by the coding sequence ATGAAAACCGCAAATGCCGATACCAATGAAGTCCTGATTGACTGCCAATCGCTCTGGAAGGTCTTCGGAGACAAGTCCGCCGCCGCGATGAAATCCATCAACGCGCGGGGACTTGGGAAGAAACAAGTGCTGAAGGAGTACAACTGCGTCGTCGGCGTGGCGAACGCCAGCCTGCAGGTCCGGCGCGGCGAGATATTCTGCATCATGGGCCTGTCGGGTAGCGGAAAGTCGACGCTTATCCGCCTTCTCAACAAGCTGATTACACCGAGTTCCGGAAAGGTGCTCGTAAAGGGCAGGGACATTGCGGCGCTGTCGCCGGTCGAGCTCAGGCAAATGCGCGCCATGAACATCGGCATGGTGTTTCAAAGCGTTGCCTTGCTTCCGCATCGCACCGTGCTCGAGAACGCTGCCTTCGGACTGGAGGTTCAGGGCATCTCCAAGCTTGAGCGAAACAAAACCGCCAAGGCAGCTCTGGAAACGGTAGGCTTGGCGGACTGGGTCGACCGGTACCCGAACGAATTGTCGGGCGGCATGCAGCAACGCGTCGGTCTCGCTCGTGCCCTTGCGTCCGATCCGGAAATCATCCTGATGGACGAGCCGTTCAGTGCGCTCGATCCGCTCATACGCCGCCAGCTTCAGGACGAGTTCCGGCAGCTCACGAAGTCGCTGGGCAAGTCCGCCGTCTTCATCACGCACGATCTCGACGAGGCGATCCGGATCGGCGATCGCATCGCCATCATGAAGGATGGCGCCATCATCCAGACGGGCACGGCCGAGGAGATCATTCTCAATCCGGCGGACGACTATGTCGCCGAGTTCGTGGCGGGCATATCGCGGCTCCATCTGATCAAGGCCCATTCCGTAATGCATAGCGTCACCGAGTTTCAACGCAGTGAGCCCAACTCCGATATCTCTTCGCTGGTGCGCACCACGCCCGACGCTGACATTGACGAACTGATCACCCTCACCATGCAGTCGGACCGCGACGCGATCGCCGTCGTCGACAACGACCAGGTCGTCGGCGTGGTCACGCCCCGCGGCCTCCTCATGGGCGTCAAGGGAACTTCCAACAACGATCGTGCGGCCGCCTGA
- a CDS encoding ABC transporter permease: MDISSFTDTFDEWTDAALEWVGDNGESLFDYVRWVLEGLYDGILWLLELPPFYVVAIVVALLGWRVVNAWFAILSGVALMLCFSMGLWSETMSTLALVLTATVLALAIGIPIGIAAGFFTALDRFMEPGLDLIQTLPPYIYLLPAIALLGYGPATALIATVVVAMPPAIRLTSLGIRMTPKAFIELGEASGITPGQMFFKIRLPFALPSIMAGINQSLMMAFGMVVIAGIVGSGGLGETIYGAIRTLDIATSINGAIAIVVLTMVLDRITQSAARLGTGRQS; this comes from the coding sequence ATGGACATTTCAAGCTTCACCGACACCTTCGACGAATGGACCGACGCAGCGCTTGAATGGGTAGGCGACAACGGCGAATCCCTTTTCGACTATGTCAGATGGGTTCTCGAGGGGCTTTACGATGGAATTCTCTGGCTTCTTGAACTCCCGCCGTTCTATGTCGTTGCGATCGTCGTGGCACTGCTTGGATGGCGAGTCGTCAATGCTTGGTTCGCTATCTTGAGCGGCGTCGCACTGATGCTCTGCTTCTCGATGGGCCTCTGGTCAGAGACGATGAGCACCCTCGCGCTTGTCCTAACGGCGACGGTGCTGGCGCTGGCGATCGGTATCCCGATCGGGATCGCGGCAGGTTTCTTCACGGCGCTGGATCGCTTCATGGAACCGGGCCTCGATCTGATCCAGACGCTTCCGCCTTACATCTACCTTCTACCGGCGATCGCCTTGCTCGGATATGGCCCCGCAACTGCCTTGATTGCCACCGTCGTGGTTGCAATGCCGCCGGCGATCCGGTTGACGTCGCTTGGCATTCGCATGACGCCGAAGGCGTTCATCGAATTGGGAGAAGCGAGCGGTATCACGCCAGGCCAGATGTTCTTCAAGATCCGCCTGCCGTTTGCCCTTCCCAGCATCATGGCTGGCATCAACCAGAGCCTGATGATGGCGTTCGGAATGGTTGTCATTGCCGGGATTGTTGGATCAGGCGGTCTTGGAGAGACGATCTATGGCGCGATCCGGACGCTCGACATCGCGACGTCTATCAACGGGGCGATCGCAATCGTCGTCCTGACAATGGTGCTCGACCGCATAACGCAGAGCGCGGCCCGGCTTGGAACAGGGAGGCAGTCATGA
- a CDS encoding ABC transporter permease — protein sequence MNPSILQFSPGALLAPAVDWLNTNLHPLFSAISYVVEAVLSAIEAALLSVPPYALIAIVVLAAFFAVNLRAAILAGLCLGFCLIVGLWTASMQTIALVTVGVLISVLIAFPIGVLCSRHKTLEAVVRPVLDVMQTVPPWVYLIPAVMIFSLGRVPAIIATIVYGIPPMLRLTTLAFNQVPREFIELGNAIGAHPRSVLWKIEIPLAKQTLMVGLNQCILLSLAMVVLAGLVGAGGLGAEVTRGLTRMEMGLGLRAGLAIVAVALLLDRLSRGLLNRDGALRTA from the coding sequence ATGAATCCTTCGATCTTGCAGTTTTCGCCAGGTGCTCTTCTTGCTCCGGCGGTTGATTGGTTGAACACGAACCTGCATCCACTGTTCTCTGCGATCAGCTATGTAGTGGAGGCCGTCCTGTCGGCGATCGAGGCCGCGCTACTTTCAGTGCCGCCCTATGCCCTTATTGCGATCGTCGTCCTTGCGGCCTTCTTTGCGGTGAATCTTCGAGCGGCAATCCTCGCGGGCCTCTGCCTGGGATTTTGCCTGATCGTCGGGTTGTGGACGGCGTCGATGCAGACGATTGCGCTCGTGACCGTTGGCGTTTTGATCTCCGTCCTGATCGCGTTTCCCATCGGTGTCCTCTGCTCGCGCCACAAGACGCTTGAAGCCGTTGTGCGACCAGTCCTCGACGTTATGCAGACTGTGCCGCCGTGGGTCTACCTGATCCCCGCGGTGATGATCTTCAGCCTCGGGCGCGTCCCGGCGATCATCGCCACGATCGTCTACGGCATTCCCCCGATGCTGCGACTGACAACATTGGCGTTCAACCAGGTGCCGCGCGAGTTCATCGAGCTTGGCAACGCGATCGGCGCCCATCCTCGTTCGGTGCTTTGGAAGATAGAAATCCCGCTGGCCAAGCAAACGCTGATGGTCGGCCTCAATCAATGCATTCTGCTTTCGCTGGCCATGGTCGTTCTGGCAGGTCTGGTAGGGGCGGGTGGACTTGGTGCCGAGGTGACACGTGGTCTGACCCGTATGGAAATGGGCTTGGGCTTGCGCGCGGGGCTCGCAATCGTCGCAGTCGCGCTCCTGCTCGACCGGCTGAGCCGCGGTCTTCTCAATCGCGACGGGGCGCTTCGGACGGCCTGA
- a CDS encoding 4-hydroxyproline epimerase, which yields MRNSFFCIDARTCGNPVRLVAGGAPLLPHAPMGERREFFVRDHDWVRRALMFEPRGHDIMSGAIIYPAYRDDCDFAVLFVEVSGCLPMCGAGTIGVVTAAIEEGLVKPRTSGRVPIETPAGRVDVSGYVDSVRLYNVPSYLYEADVDVDVPGMGRGGNYYVVVEPQENWSGLDGMTAAEIVGFSGRLRDALADICDPVHPDDERIGGVHHAIWCDQPVNGRSDGRCAVFYGDKAIDRSPSGTGTSARMAQLHGKGRLAVGASYRHESLIGTVFEGRVEADADVGSDNGILPSIGGWARVIGHNAIFVDDRDPLAHGFQIQVNITLHQTGDHQDET from the coding sequence ATGAGAAACAGCTTTTTCTGCATCGACGCGCGCACCTGTGGAAACCCGGTGCGTCTCGTTGCCGGCGGGGCGCCGTTGCTACCGCATGCTCCCATGGGCGAGAGGCGCGAATTTTTTGTCCGCGACCACGACTGGGTCCGAAGGGCCTTGATGTTCGAGCCCAGAGGACATGACATCATGTCGGGAGCAATCATCTACCCTGCCTATCGGGATGACTGCGACTTCGCAGTCCTCTTCGTCGAGGTGAGCGGCTGCCTTCCGATGTGCGGTGCTGGAACGATCGGCGTCGTGACGGCCGCGATCGAGGAGGGCCTGGTGAAGCCCCGCACATCGGGGCGTGTTCCCATCGAAACCCCCGCAGGACGAGTCGATGTGAGCGGGTATGTGGACTCGGTGCGCCTCTATAATGTGCCCAGTTACCTGTACGAAGCGGATGTCGACGTGGATGTGCCTGGAATGGGGCGCGGAGGCAACTACTACGTCGTCGTGGAGCCTCAGGAGAACTGGAGCGGCCTCGACGGTATGACCGCGGCCGAGATTGTCGGCTTCAGCGGGAGGCTCCGGGACGCGCTCGCGGACATCTGCGACCCGGTTCATCCCGACGACGAAAGGATTGGCGGCGTCCATCACGCCATTTGGTGTGATCAACCCGTCAATGGGCGCTCCGATGGACGTTGCGCGGTGTTCTATGGAGACAAGGCGATCGACCGGTCGCCTAGTGGAACCGGCACCTCGGCACGTATGGCCCAACTTCATGGAAAGGGGCGGCTTGCGGTCGGCGCAAGCTACCGGCATGAAAGCCTGATTGGCACGGTCTTCGAAGGTAGGGTCGAAGCGGATGCCGACGTAGGTTCCGATAATGGAATCCTTCCGAGCATTGGCGGCTGGGCGCGAGTCATCGGCCACAACGCGATCTTCGTCGATGACCGGGATCCGCTTGCCCACGGCTTCCAGATCCAAGTGAATATCACGCTCCACCAGACAGGAGACCATCAAGATGAGACCTGA
- a CDS encoding GlxA family transcriptional regulator — protein MRPEDFRSGEAAATPKQLRVGFVLARSFTLSAFALFVDTLRLASDEFDRSGRVLADWQVLGSTRHLIASSCGVQVAPTSDFVDPSRFDYIVVVGGLLTVERPVDLETVVFLKRASSQGVPLIGICTGTFILADAGLMASHQTCVSWLHAKAYKERFPGLPVRSDRLFNLDRRRGSCAGGSSAADMAALLVRRYISREAERNALEVLQIEKARSPGDVQPRRPLHENYDDDRVRAVMITMEQNMEDGISIPALASSVGLSRRQLERVFLEKAGMSPAQAYKRVRMERAKVLLARSKLPMIEIALDVGFENASHFARAFKRIFGATPSQVRATSARAH, from the coding sequence ATGAGACCTGAGGATTTTCGATCCGGAGAGGCTGCTGCGACCCCTAAGCAGCTCAGAGTCGGATTCGTCCTGGCACGGTCGTTCACTCTTTCGGCCTTTGCGCTGTTCGTTGACACCCTGCGTCTCGCAAGCGACGAGTTCGATCGATCCGGGCGTGTGCTCGCCGACTGGCAGGTACTCGGCAGCACGCGCCACCTCATCGCATCGAGTTGCGGCGTCCAGGTGGCGCCAACTTCTGACTTCGTTGATCCATCCCGGTTCGACTACATCGTGGTTGTCGGTGGTTTGCTGACGGTTGAACGGCCGGTGGACCTGGAGACGGTCGTGTTCTTGAAACGTGCTTCGTCACAGGGCGTGCCGTTGATCGGAATTTGCACTGGAACCTTTATTCTTGCCGACGCCGGATTGATGGCAAGCCACCAGACCTGCGTGAGCTGGCTTCACGCAAAGGCCTACAAGGAGCGATTTCCCGGCCTTCCGGTGCGATCGGACCGGTTGTTCAATCTCGATCGGCGGCGTGGATCCTGCGCGGGCGGAAGCAGCGCGGCGGACATGGCAGCGCTGCTCGTGCGGCGCTACATCAGCCGGGAGGCCGAGCGTAATGCATTGGAAGTCCTGCAGATTGAAAAGGCTCGGTCGCCCGGAGACGTGCAGCCCCGCAGGCCGCTCCACGAGAATTACGACGACGACCGCGTAAGAGCCGTCATGATCACCATGGAACAAAACATGGAAGACGGCATATCCATACCGGCTCTTGCATCGTCCGTTGGGCTCTCACGGCGGCAGCTCGAACGGGTTTTCTTGGAGAAGGCCGGGATGTCACCGGCTCAAGCCTATAAACGTGTGCGAATGGAGAGAGCGAAAGTCTTGCTTGCCCGCTCGAAGCTTCCGATGATCGAGATCGCCCTCGATGTCGGCTTCGAGAACGCCTCCCACTTCGCGCGCGCCTTCAAGCGGATCTTCGGGGCGACACCCTCGCAGGTGCGCGCGACCTCGGCGCGAGCTCATTAG
- a CDS encoding MOSC domain-containing protein, with protein sequence MIRELWRYPVSSLTGEMVDAVKVSGDGMDGDRRYALVDVSTGVVAHPERDKRWQKSVYVKSRTATDGTVEIQVPGHQWLPVDEPQLAGGLTAFFEFDVAVRPYERSAHESAETIFAVDRYEVSPLHLLTSASVDHLQSLHPAGSPDRRRFRPNIFMEAKAGISGFAELSWIGAPIQLGEITGKVIAPTKRCGFTIIAQEGLESDPEILRSVMKFGNRNMGVYCRPSQEGLLRVGDVVSLSA encoded by the coding sequence GTGATCAGAGAGCTCTGGCGCTATCCAGTCAGCTCACTAACCGGCGAAATGGTCGACGCAGTCAAGGTGTCCGGTGACGGAATGGACGGCGACCGGCGATATGCACTCGTCGACGTTTCGACGGGCGTCGTTGCCCATCCCGAGCGCGACAAGCGTTGGCAAAAGTCCGTTTATGTGAAGTCACGGACGGCGACGGACGGCACCGTCGAGATACAAGTGCCCGGTCATCAATGGCTCCCCGTCGATGAACCACAGCTCGCGGGCGGCCTAACGGCGTTCTTCGAGTTCGACGTGGCCGTGAGGCCTTATGAGCGCTCTGCGCACGAGAGCGCCGAGACGATCTTCGCGGTCGATAGGTACGAGGTGTCTCCTCTTCACCTGCTGACGAGCGCGTCGGTCGACCATCTGCAGTCGCTTCATCCGGCCGGTAGTCCCGACCGGCGGAGATTTCGCCCGAACATCTTTATGGAAGCGAAGGCCGGTATCAGCGGCTTTGCTGAACTAAGCTGGATCGGCGCGCCGATCCAGCTTGGCGAAATAACCGGAAAAGTGATCGCGCCGACGAAGCGATGCGGGTTCACCATCATTGCTCAGGAAGGACTGGAGAGCGATCCGGAAATCCTTCGAAGTGTGATGAAGTTCGGCAATCGAAACATGGGTGTCTACTGCCGCCCGAGCCAAGAGGGGTTGCTCCGGGTAGGAGATGTCGTGTCGCTCTCAGCGTGA
- a CDS encoding IS5 family transposase, translating to MGKPRERRETGEQDLFRSRLDQIINMKHELVRLAQAIDWPVLEARFGTVYSDGAGMPPLPTRLMAGLAILKHTFSLSDEALCERWVENPYFQYLCGEEFFRHDLSFDRSSMTRWRQRMGEERIAALLQESLAVAVKTGAMKPQDTRQVIVDTTVQPKNVMFPTDAKLIHRARERLVRLAKKMGLDLRQTYLRVGKFALIQYQRYAHAKQFKRAGKALRKLKTYLGRIVRDIERQIAGDEQLDAIFKWSLYQAKTVIEQRQRQRGRKIYSLHADEVECIGKGKAHKPYEFGVKVSVATTLNRSKGGQFALHAAALPGNPYDGHTLATVVPDMEKMIGNEVTRILADAGYRGHNAPESHKLRVFTSGQKRRLTPAIKRQMRRRSAVEPVIGHLKSEHRMDRNYLAGEQGDAVNAVLAAAGYNFSLLLRWFRQLLCLVAALISTSQSRSIPQLNV from the coding sequence ATGGGTAAACCACGCGAACGGCGCGAAACGGGTGAACAGGATTTGTTCCGATCCCGGCTGGACCAGATCATCAACATGAAGCACGAACTGGTGCGCCTGGCGCAGGCGATCGACTGGCCTGTGTTGGAAGCCCGCTTTGGGACGGTGTATTCGGACGGAGCGGGCATGCCGCCATTGCCGACGCGGCTGATGGCGGGGCTGGCCATTCTTAAGCACACGTTCAGCCTGTCGGACGAGGCCCTGTGCGAGCGCTGGGTGGAGAACCCCTATTTCCAGTACCTGTGCGGCGAGGAGTTCTTTCGGCACGACCTATCGTTCGACCGCTCCTCGATGACGCGCTGGCGGCAGCGCATGGGCGAGGAGCGGATCGCCGCGCTCTTGCAAGAGAGCCTGGCCGTGGCTGTCAAGACAGGCGCGATGAAGCCGCAGGATACGCGGCAGGTGATCGTGGACACGACCGTTCAACCGAAGAACGTCATGTTCCCGACGGATGCCAAGCTTATTCACCGGGCGCGCGAACGGTTGGTGCGGCTGGCGAAGAAAATGGGGCTGGATCTGCGCCAGACCTATCTTCGGGTCGGTAAATTCGCCCTGATCCAATACCAACGCTACGCTCATGCGAAGCAATTCAAACGGGCCGGCAAGGCACTGCGCAAGTTGAAGACCTATCTCGGCCGGATCGTTCGCGACATCGAGCGTCAGATCGCCGGTGACGAACAACTCGACGCGATCTTCAAATGGTCGCTCTATCAGGCAAAAACGGTCATCGAGCAGCGGCAACGTCAGCGTGGCCGCAAGATCTATAGCCTGCACGCCGACGAGGTCGAGTGCATTGGCAAAGGCAAGGCGCACAAGCCTTACGAGTTCGGCGTGAAGGTGTCCGTGGCCACAACACTGAACCGTTCAAAGGGCGGGCAGTTCGCCCTGCACGCGGCGGCGCTGCCCGGCAATCCGTACGACGGCCACACGCTCGCGACCGTCGTTCCGGATATGGAAAAGATGATCGGCAACGAGGTCACCCGCATTCTGGCCGACGCTGGATACCGCGGCCACAATGCTCCCGAAAGTCACAAGCTGAGGGTCTTCACCAGCGGCCAGAAGCGCCGCCTCACGCCCGCCATCAAGCGCCAGATGCGACGACGATCGGCGGTCGAACCCGTCATTGGACACCTCAAGAGCGAACACAGAATGGACCGCAATTATCTCGCTGGCGAACAGGGGGATGCCGTCAATGCCGTTCTGGCCGCAGCCGGATACAACTTTTCCCTCCTGCTGCGATGGTTCAGGCAGCTTTTGTGTCTGGTAGCCGCACTAATCTCCACGTCCCAGAGCCGATCGATACCGCAGCTCAATGTCTGA